In Rana temporaria chromosome 3, aRanTem1.1, whole genome shotgun sequence, a single window of DNA contains:
- the LOC120930671 gene encoding olfactory receptor 1468-like, whose protein sequence is MFFFFCLFQINVIFCSQVMDEKNVTAITVIQFLGFHIPKNIKLLVFFLFLIFYCVTICGNLLIITLVSYSKTLHSPMYFFLSQLSVSDILLTTDVVPTMLHTVLESSTNVSVSECITQFYFFAATESLECLLLTVMSYDRYVAICKPLHYTLLMSHRFCWITIITSWSLSFLAVLIPTLTISTLQFCGPNIIDHFFCDLDPILQLSCSDTTIVQLEATSLSAVFAVIPFFIIIVSYVYIVVTIFEIPSITGRQKVFSTCSSHLTVVSIFYGTIVCVYLIPSRVQSWDITKFLSLLYTVVTPLLNPIIYSLRNKELKQVAGKFSNNFLYLDLKNN, encoded by the coding sequence atgtttttttttttctgcttgttccaaataaatgttatattctGTTCTCAGGTTATGGATGAAAAAAATGTGACTGCGATTACTGTGATCCAGTTTTTGGGGTTTCATATCCCTAAAAACATAAAATTGTTggtcttctttctctttcttatATTTTATTGTGTGACGATATGTGGAAACCTCCTGATCATCACATTGGTGTCCTACAGTAAAACCCTCCATTCCCCCATGTACTTCTTCCTCTCCCAATTATCTGTATCAGATATCTTATTAACAACTGATGTTGTTCCTACCATGCTCCATACTGTTTTAGAAAGTTCTACTAATGTATCAGTTTCTGAATGTATCACCCAGTTTTATTTCTTTGCTGCAACAGAAAGTTTGGAGTGTCTTCTCCTGACAGTGATGTCTTATGACAGATATGTGGCCATCTGTAAACCATTACATTATACTTTGTTAATGAGTCACAGATTTTGTTGGATAACAATTATCACAAGTTGGAGTTTAAGTTTCTTAGCGGTGTTGATTCCCACTTTAACCATATCCACATTACAGTTTTGTGGTCCCAATATCATTGATCACTTTTTCTGTGATCTTGACCCGATCCTCCAACTCTCCTGCTCTGACACCACCATCGTTCAACTAGAAGCAACGTCACTGAGTGCAGTGTTTGCTGTAATCCCATTTTTTATCATTATTGTATCGTATGTTTATATTGTAGTCACTATTTTTGAAATCCCGTCTATTACTGGAAGGCAGAAAGTTTTCTCAACGTGCAGCTCCCACCTGACTGTTGTCTCCATTTTTTATGGTACCATTGTTTGTGTGTATTTGATACCTAGTAGAGTACAGTCATGGGATATCACTAAATTCTTGTCATTACTGTACACTGTAGTCACCCCATTGCTAAACCCAATTATATACAGCCTGAGGAATAAAGAATTGAAACAAGTTGCAGGAAAATTTAGTAACAACTTTTTATACTTGGAtctcaaaaataattaa